ACCGGAGACCGGCAGCAGCAGCTCCGTGCGCGCGAGCACCTGGAAATAGGCTTCCTGGTCCTCCTTCCGGAGGGCCTCCCGCATGGCCGCTTCGGCCTCGGTGGCCGGCTCCCAGTCGGTCACGGCCACCTCCCTTCACCCATCAGGCCAGACGCATTCGCGTACAACCTACAAGGTAGATCCAAGATCACAACGCGCGGCCGCACAGGGTCACAGAGTCAGCGTCCCCGCGGATACCATCGCCCAGGCGAAGGAGGCGGGATGCGTGGCCGAGCTGGCATCGCCGCAGTCACCATGCTGTGGGCTTTGACCGGATTTATCCCCTCAGAACCCACCATGCCACAGAAAACCGTGACGCACCTGGCGGGCATCAGAACACAACTCTCCGCTCCCGCGCCAGTACCCCTTAGGTCAGTCTCCGCGACCGCTTTGTCCTGCGAAAGCACCGCTGCGCCGTCCGGTGTCGTCCGAGAAGAGCCATGGGCACAGCAACGGTACGGCCTGGACCGCCTCGTCCCGATCGCGGACGGCACCGGCACGGTGGTCGCCGTCATCGATTCCGGCGTCGACCCCACCCACCCGCAGCTGGCCGGCCGGGTGCTGCACGGCACCGACTTCCTGGACGACGGCGGCGAGGGCGCGCTCGACTGCGTCGGGCACGGCACCGCGGTCGCCAGCCTGATCGCGGCCGGTCCCGCGCCCGGCGTCGCGTTCCGGGGCGTCGCGCCGGAAGCCCAGATCCTGCCGGTACGGGTGAGCGAGCAGCAGATCGTGGACGGCGCGCAGACCGGCCGCACGGTCCCGCCCGACCGGCTCGCCGCCGCGGTCCGGTGGGCCGTGGACAACGACGCGGACGTGCTCAACATGTCCGTCGTGCTCTACCTCGACGATCCGGCGCTCCGGGCCGCGATCGGCTACGCGGTCGCGAACGACGTGATCGTGGTCGCGGCCGTCGGCAACCAGCACGACGTGCCCGGCCCGGCCACGGATCCCACGCCGTATCCCGCGGCCTACGCCGGTGTGCTCGGCGTCGGCGCGATCACCGAGGACGGACGGGCCGCCGGCTTCTCGCAGACCGGCACCTACGTCGACCTGGTCGCGCCGGGCGGTCACGTGCTGACCGCGGTGCCCGGCGGCGGCCACGCCTACGCGGACGGCACCAGTTACGCCGCCCCGTTCGGCGCCGCGACCGCCGCGCTCGTCCGGCAGCGCCGGCCGGACCTGAGCGCCACCGACGTGATCGCGCGCCTGGTCGCGACGGCCGATCCGGCGCCGGGCGGCCCGGCCGGTGAGGCGTACGGCTACGGCGTGCTCAACCCGTACCGAGCGGTCACCGACACGGTGCCCGCGCCGCCGCCCGCCCGGACCGGACCGGCCGTGACGCCGGCCGTCCCGGCCGCCGAGGCGATCGCGGCCGGGCACCCGGGCACGCCCCGCGCGCTCACGCTCGCGGCCGCCGGCCTGGCCGCCGTCACCGTCACGCTGGTCCTCGCCACGGTCCTTCCCCGCGCCCGCCGCCGCGGCTGGCGCCCACCCACCACGAAGAACGACTGACCCACGCCTCAGCACCCGGAGTCGGCCCGCGCACCGCGCGACGGACCGGAGGCGACCGGCCGCCGGCCGGCCGAACGACTGACCCACGCCTCAGCACCCGGAGTCGGCCCGCGCACCGCGCGACGGACCGGAGGCGACCGGCCGCCGGCCGATCGAACGACTGACACACGCCTCAGCACCCGAAACCGCACCGCGCACCGCGCGACGGACCGGAGGCGACCGGCCGCCGGCCGGCCGAACAACTGACCCGCACCTCAGCGCGCGGAGCCGGTCCGCTCACCGGCTCGGCCACCGTGCGACCGCGTGACGCGACGCGGGCCGGACGATGGTCCGCCCGGCCGCGTGCGGTCTCCGGTTCCGGACCGGCGTGACGGGGCTCAGCACGGATCGAACAGGGACCGGTTCCGGGCCTCGGTGGCCAGGTAGTCGGCCGCGGCGTCGTCGACGGCGCGGCCGATCTCGTGCAGCAGCGCGATCAGGTCGTCGGCCGCGCGCCGCCAGGCGTCCCGTCGCTCCACGAAGGCGCGGCGTGCCTCGCCGCTCCACGCCTCCGCCGGCAGACGCGACGCTTCGTCGAGCGCGTCGAGCGTCGATCGCAGCGCGGCCGCGGTCGCGGCGATCTCCCCGCCCATCCCGCGCACCGCGCCGACGTCGACCATCACGATCGGCCCCAGGCACCGAACAGAGCCGCCAGCTCGACGGCCGCGTCGTCGTCGGCCGCGACGTAGGCGGCCGCGGTGGCCCGTAGCAGCACCGCCGTGCCGGTCAGCGCGGCCACCAGCGTCTCCTGGTCGTGTGCCCAGGCCGCGCGCAGTTCCTCGAACGCGGTGCCGCCCGCGCCACGCCAGGCCGCGCGGCCGCTGTCCAGCCGGGCGAGCATGCCGTCCAGCAACGCCCGGAGCTCGGTCGCCGCGTCGTCGCACCTCGCCGCCGCGCCCGCCAGCGCCGCCGGGTCCACCGTGGTCGTCTCTGTCATCTGCCGCCCCTTCCGTGCCCTCCAGGCGTCGCACGCTATCCAGCGCCGCCGGTCTTCGCCGGGCCCACGGATCAATAGCGGCAAGCCGGGAGCGCCCCGGCGTTTCCCGGCAATGACCGCACCGTGCGCACGTCCGTCACCAGCGCGAAGGACGGCACCGCGGGCGGCGGGAGTGCGCCGAACGGCACGATCCGACACGGCAATCGGTCACCTTGCCCACCGCTCGGGCCAACGAGTGACCCGGGCGAGGCGCCGCCCCACAGCAGGGCGGGGCGGGTCGCCCCTACGGCTGAGCGGGGCGGGTCGCCGCCGCCGGGTCGAGGGCCGCGCCCTCCGGGATCAGCTCGACCAGGGCGGCCGGCAGGCGCAGCGGCGTCGCGTCCGGGTAGCCGAGCGTGGGCAGCAGGTCCGGCGACGCGAGCGCGTGCCGCCGGCCCGCGGCCGTGACCAGGCTGATCGTGCCGCCACCGGCGCCCGGCGCGGCCGTCGCCTCGACCAGCGCACCGCGCCCCGGCTCCACCCGCACCGCGGCCGACGCGTACCCGGACGCGGCCGGCAACCGCACGCCGACCCGCAGCCCGTGCAGGCCGGCGTCCGAGTCCGCGACGCCGCAGAGCGCGTCCTCCACCGGCATCAGCGCGGGTGTCGTCGCCGGTCCGTCCGGTGGGCGCAGGTCGCCCGCGCGGGGCGCCGCCGCGTACGCCGCCTGGGGCAGCTCGACCGGCCCGGACTGGCCGATCCGCGGGTCGCCGAGCAGCAGATCGGCCTGCACCTGCGTGATCGCGGCCAGCCCTCCGGTCAGCGCGACCGCGTACTCCCGGGCGCCGCCCTGCGTCGCCACCACGAAGACGCTCCCGACGACCGCGCCGGTCACCACGGACGGATCGCCGAGATTCGGGATCGGCGGTGCGGCCAGCGCGGATCCGAGCGGCACCGTGTTCAGCAACGCGGTGCTCACCAGGGCGGGCCGCACCGCACCCCAGCCGAGTGCGGACAGCACCGCCTCGGACGCGACCGGATGCCGCCGGTCGCGCCAGAGCAGGTGCGTCTCACCGGCGGCGGTGACCAGCGCGCCGGACTCGTCCAGCCGGGTCCCGCCGTCCGCGGCCGGCCCGGCCAGCAGCACCGGCGAGCCGGCGACGGAACAGAGCGACCACGGCGCCCCGGCCAGCCGGTCGGCCGGCGGCAGCGAGTCCGGCGCGTCCACGATGCCCAGCGGTACGCCGCGCGGCACCTCCTCGATCGACCGCCGGGACACCAGGACCGTGGCCGCCTCCGGTGCTCCCGCGATGAGCAGCGCCGACGCGTAGTTGACCACCGGGTGCAGCCGGGCGTCCCGGTAGACGTACCGCGCGCCGGTCTCCTTCTCCACCACGACCGCGCGCTCGTTCCGCCAGTTCGTGGCGCCGCCGCCGGTGAACAGGTCGTAGATCAGCACCGCTCCGGCGCCGATCGCGGCGACGAGCAGCCCGGCCAGCACCGCGCCGCCGGTCCGCGCGAACGGCGTGCGCACCGGGTCGGTCTCGCGTGTGACCAGCGCCGCGACCACCCGCTGGACCGCGAACCGGTACGCCTGAAGCTGGTCCTGCCGCGACGGCACCGCACCCTCCACATCGCTCCGGCCGGCCACACCCCACATCGATCGTTATGGGTACGCAACCGGCTACCGGCAGGCAGGTTAGCGCGACGGCCGCCGTCGCGCGGACCGCCCGGCCGCACCACCGGGGCCACCCGTTCCGGCCCGGCGACGGCACACCGCGCGTCGCCGGGCAGCGACGCTCGGCGAGCAGTCGACCGCGCAGCGACGTAGCCGCTGGTGACGCTGTGCGAAGATCGGATCGTGGGCATCCTCATTCGGCTCGGCATCAGCGCGCTGGCACTCTGGATCGCCACGCTGGTCGTTCCGGGCATCTCGCTGGAGACCGGGTCGCTCGGCGGCGCGGTCGGCACGCTGGTGGCGGTCGCGGTGATCTTCGGGTTGGTCAACGCGGTGCTGCGGCCGCTGATCAAGGTGGTCGGCTGCGGGTTCTACCTGCTGACGCTGGGCCTGATCGCGCTGGTCGTGAACGGTCTGCTGTTCATGCTGACCGGCTGGATCGCCGGCGAGCTGAGCCTGCCGTTCGTGGTGGACGGTTTCTGGCCGGCCGTGCTCGGCGCGCTGCTGGTCTCGATCGCGAGCTGGGCGCTGAACCTGTTCGTGCCGGACGGCAACGACTAGGCCCGGCATCGGCGTGGGGCCGAGGCGAGGCGCGGCCCGGCCCTCCGCTTCGATACGGGGCCTTGCTCACACGCAAGGACCGCCGGCGCGGGAGGGCCTTACGGTAGGCCCCATGGACGAGACACGCCGCGGACTCGCGTACGGCCTGGCCGCGTACGCCATCTGGGGTTTCTTCCCGCTCTACATCCGGCTGCTGGAGCCGGCCGGCCCGGTGGAGGTCCTGGCCCACCGGGTGATCTGGTCGGTCGCGTTCGTCGCCGCGCTGCTCACCCTCGTCCGCGGCTGGTCGTTCCTGCGCGCGCTGCGCGGGCAGCCGAAGCGGCTCGGCGGCATCGCGCTGGCCGCCGTGCTGATCGGCATCAACTGGGGCGGCTACATCTACGGCGTCCACACCGAGCGCGTGGTCGAGACCGCGCTCGGCTACTTCATCACGCCGCTGGTCGTGGTGCTGCTCGGCGTGCTGGTGCTGCGCGAGCGGCTGCGCCCCGCGCAGTGGGCCGCGCTCGGCGTGAGCGCGCTGGCGGTGCTGGTGCTGACGGTCGACTACGGCCGGCTGCCGTACCTGGCGTTGACGCTGGCCGCGAGCTTCGGCACGTACGGCCTGGTCAAGAAGAACCTGGCACTGCCGCCGTCCGGTGGCCTGTTCGTCGAGTCGGCCGTGCTGGCGCTGCCCGCGCTCGCCTATCTGAGCTGGCTGGCCGTGACCGGTGGCGCCACGTTCGGCACCGAGGGCGCGGGCCACCTGGCGCTGATGGTGCTGTCCGGCGCCGCGACCGCGATTCCGCTGATCATGTTCGCGAGCGCGGCGAACCGGCTCACGCTGACCGCGGTCGGGATGCTCCAGTACGTCGCGCCGATCCTGCAGCTCGTGGTCGCGGTGTTCGTCTTCCACGAGCCGATGCCACCGGCCCGGCTGGCCGGCTTCGCGCTGGTCTGGGTCGCGCTGATCATCTTCACCGTGGACGGCATCCGGTCGAGCCGCGCCGCGCGCCGCACGGCGGCGCCGGAGACGGCCCCCGTCTAGGCTAGGGCACCACGTACGTCAGCAGCGTCGTGTCGTCGGACCGGACCAGCTCGAACCGGTCCAGCTCATCCCCGGTGTAGTGGGTCAGGCCGGTCAACTCGACCCGGTCCCCCGGCGCCGCCCACCACGAACCGATCTGGTCCTGGGTCCCGTCCGCGCCCTTGGCGATCAGCCGGAACAGGATCGCCTTGCCCTCCTTGCCGGTCGACTCGTAGGCGCACTCCATCGCGATCGCGGTGCCG
This genomic window from Catenuloplanes niger contains:
- the mycP gene encoding type VII secretion-associated serine protease mycosin: MSCESTAAPSGVVREEPWAQQRYGLDRLVPIADGTGTVVAVIDSGVDPTHPQLAGRVLHGTDFLDDGGEGALDCVGHGTAVASLIAAGPAPGVAFRGVAPEAQILPVRVSEQQIVDGAQTGRTVPPDRLAAAVRWAVDNDADVLNMSVVLYLDDPALRAAIGYAVANDVIVVAAVGNQHDVPGPATDPTPYPAAYAGVLGVGAITEDGRAAGFSQTGTYVDLVAPGGHVLTAVPGGGHAYADGTSYAAPFGAATAALVRQRRPDLSATDVIARLVATADPAPGGPAGEAYGYGVLNPYRAVTDTVPAPPPARTGPAVTPAVPAAEAIAAGHPGTPRALTLAAAGLAAVTVTLVLATVLPRARRRGWRPPTTKND
- the rarD gene encoding EamA family transporter RarD, yielding MDETRRGLAYGLAAYAIWGFFPLYIRLLEPAGPVEVLAHRVIWSVAFVAALLTLVRGWSFLRALRGQPKRLGGIALAAVLIGINWGGYIYGVHTERVVETALGYFITPLVVVLLGVLVLRERLRPAQWAALGVSALAVLVLTVDYGRLPYLALTLAASFGTYGLVKKNLALPPSGGLFVESAVLALPALAYLSWLAVTGGATFGTEGAGHLALMVLSGAATAIPLIMFASAANRLTLTAVGMLQYVAPILQLVVAVFVFHEPMPPARLAGFALVWVALIIFTVDGIRSSRAARRTAAPETAPV
- a CDS encoding WXG100 family type VII secretion target; protein product: MVDVGAVRGMGGEIAATAAALRSTLDALDEASRLPAEAWSGEARRAFVERRDAWRRAADDLIALLHEIGRAVDDAAADYLATEARNRSLFDPC
- the eccB gene encoding type VII secretion protein EccB, whose amino-acid sequence is MPSRQDQLQAYRFAVQRVVAALVTRETDPVRTPFARTGGAVLAGLLVAAIGAGAVLIYDLFTGGGATNWRNERAVVVEKETGARYVYRDARLHPVVNYASALLIAGAPEAATVLVSRRSIEEVPRGVPLGIVDAPDSLPPADRLAGAPWSLCSVAGSPVLLAGPAADGGTRLDESGALVTAAGETHLLWRDRRHPVASEAVLSALGWGAVRPALVSTALLNTVPLGSALAAPPIPNLGDPSVVTGAVVGSVFVVATQGGAREYAVALTGGLAAITQVQADLLLGDPRIGQSGPVELPQAAYAAAPRAGDLRPPDGPATTPALMPVEDALCGVADSDAGLHGLRVGVRLPAASGYASAAVRVEPGRGALVEATAAPGAGGGTISLVTAAGRRHALASPDLLPTLGYPDATPLRLPAALVELIPEGAALDPAAATRPAQP
- a CDS encoding WXG100 family type VII secretion target — its product is MTETTTVDPAALAGAAARCDDAATELRALLDGMLARLDSGRAAWRGAGGTAFEELRAAWAHDQETLVAALTGTAVLLRATAAAYVAADDDAAVELAALFGAWGRS
- a CDS encoding phage holin family protein, with product MGILIRLGISALALWIATLVVPGISLETGSLGGAVGTLVAVAVIFGLVNAVLRPLIKVVGCGFYLLTLGLIALVVNGLLFMLTGWIAGELSLPFVVDGFWPAVLGALLVSIASWALNLFVPDGND